A DNA window from Salvelinus sp. IW2-2015 linkage group LG4q.1:29, ASM291031v2, whole genome shotgun sequence contains the following coding sequences:
- the fyb1b gene encoding FYN-binding protein 1, protein MDPEELSALSTARHGEQNNKSDVKAITARFNTGGNSTEGISTGRTKAAVHPTLSSGPPFQPKKPVLETSLSGSAASTVPKPNFLKNTVSTKSAPEVRELPKTKAIASMFESAQEDSQPSVKQYPFKPKPSGPEVSHDAEVKIPLPKPPLQKPSLSSTLSGTKPAFPKPPLCVAKPTWGKDRSSKPDDSGVTPNKLPPSIKPISSIAKMRLQTEDSVAGAVDSTIKPFTPSTTLKPTNFRTAQNAFNRGETLSEEGVKEITKLPLTSSDSCPPKPIASKKPSFTKKPLGHTIPVAGLNPSALTSSSSFPKRNPLPNILALGTAPAKPNRPPRVNLEKFKKGTEASTDGPAGVRKGSVPPPPASHPSNHVAPPLPSNPMAPSLPPRPPGAIIQPDPDENYDDVGLMNNPPSKRNEDSESDEMYEDLDERWESSKEQEKKREREEKKRQEVEKKEQKERERKEQEARKKFKLTGPLEVIHRAKARVDSKGSKTDLGLKQGESIDIMRVLDNPEGRWLGRSQDGSYGYVKTESVAIDFDTLKRQGVSIPSQMEHEPEVYDDVDFHNNLGSGIKGPGMVLPPPPEEDGDVYDDLDESSFNVSLSDTRLPPKPRGLSWVLKGFEEWRKGPGSKIEVPPPSQFDQEGNTEQSAEVIDEEIYDDVDVTNFPPTPPVSSKTKDKAEDKDPKKLKKFEKEEKDFRKKFKHDREIQVLYQVTIVSTLANKKWSSKDLPLRPGETVDVIVEPVDNKLICRNMEGKFGYVLTSHIVVEDSDIYDDIGDDCIYDND, encoded by the exons ATG GACCCTGAGGAGCTTAGTGCTCTCAGCACAGCAAGACACGGAGAG CAGAACAACAAGTCTGATGTGAAGGCCATCACGGCTCGCTTCAACACGGGGGGAAACTCCACAGAGGGTATCTCTACAGGACGTACCAAAGCTGCAGTGCACCCCACTCTGTCCTCTGGACCCCCCTTCCAGCCTAAGAAACCTGTCCTGGAGACCAGCCTATCAGGCAGCGCAGCATCCACCGTGCCCAAACCCAACTTCCTGAAGAACACTGTCTCCACCAAGAGTGCCCCAGAAGTTAGGGAGTTGCCCAAAACCAAAGCGATCGCTAGTATGTTTGAAAGTGCCCAAGAGGACAGCCAACCCTCTGTCAAACAGTACCCATTTAAACCCAAACCTTCTGGCCCAGAAGTATCCCATGACGCTGAGGTCAAAATTCCTCTGCCAAAACCCCCTCTCCAGAAGCCCTCTCTGAGCTCGACCCTGTCTGGCACCAAGCCTGCCTTCCCCAAACCACCCCTGTGTGTGGCCAAACCCACCTGGGGCAAAGACAGAAGCTCCAAACCTGACGACAGCGGGGTTACGCCGAACAAATTACCCCCTTCCATAAAACCCATCAGCTCCATTGCAAAGATGCGGCTTCAGACAGAGGATAGTGTGGCTGGCGCTGTGGATTCTACAATCAAACCGTTCACACCAAGCACTACCCTCAAGCCCACAAACTTCAGGACTGCTCAGAATGCATTCAATCGAGGAGAGACACTATCTGAGGAAGGAGTGAAAGAAATAACCAAACTCCCCCTCACCTCCAGTGACTCTTGTCCCCCCAAACCTATAGCCAGTAAGAAACCCAGCTTTACTAAGAAGCCACTGGGCCACACCATTCCAGTCGCGGGGTTGAACCCTTCTGCCCTTACCAGTAGCTCTTCTTTCCCCAAAAGGAACCCACTGCCTAATATCCTGGCACTGGGGACTGCCCCAGCCAAACCCAACCGGCCTCCTAGGGTCAACTTGGAAAAGTTCAAGAAGGGCACAGAGGCTAGTACCGATG GTCCTGCTGGGGTTAGAAAGGGAAGTGTTCCTCCACCTCCTGCCTCTCACCCCAGTAACCATGTGGCCCCACCCCTGCCCTCGAACCCCATGGCCCCTAGCCTGCCACCGCGACCACCAGGAGCCAT AATCCAACCTGACCCAGATGAGAACTATGATGATGTGGGGTTAATGAACAACCCTCCTAGTAAAAGGAATGAG GACAGTGAAAGTGATGAAATGTATGAAGATCTTGATGAAAGATG GGAATCGTCAAAGGAACaagagaaaaagcgagagagggaggagaaaaaacGACAGGAGGTGGAAAAGAAAGAACAGAAAGAACGCGAGAGGAAAGAACAGGAGGCCAGAAAGAAATTCAAA CTGACTGGTCCACTGGAGGTCATCCACAGGGCCAAGGCCAGAGTGGACAGTAAAGGGAGCAAGACGGACCTGGGGCTGAAGCAGGGAGAGTCTATTGACATCATGCGTGTTTTGGACAACCCAGAGGGCCGCTGGCTGGGAAGGTCACAGGATGGCTCCT ATGGCTATGTGAAGACTGAGTCAGTTGCGATTGACTTTGACACTCTGAAGCGTCAGGGTGTGTCTATACCCAGTCAGATGGAACACGAACCGGAGGTATATGATGACGTGGACTTTCATAATAACCTCGGCAG TGGGATCAAGGGTCCAGGAA TGGTTCTTCCTCCACCACCTGAGGAGGATGGGGATGTatatgatgatctggacgagtcAAGCTTCAACGTCAG CCTCTCGGACACCAGATTGCCTCCTAAACCTCGCGGCCTCTCTTGGGTGTTAAAGGGCTTCGAGGAGTGGAGAAAAGGCCCAGGCAGCAAAATTGA AGTACCTCCACCTTCCCAGTTTGATCAGGAAGGAAATACtg AACAATCGGCTGAGGTCATTGATGAGGAAATCTATGATGATGTGGATGTCACTAACTTCCCTCCGACTCCACCTGTCAGcag TAAAACCAAGGATAAGGCTGAGGACAAAGATCCTAAAAAGCTAAAGAAAtttgagaaggaagagaaggattTCAGAAAGAAGTTTAAG CATGATCGGGAGATCCAGGTATTGTATCAGGTGACCATCGTTTCCACCTTGGCCAATAAGAAGTGGAGCAGTAAAGATCTGCCGTTGAGACCTGGGGAGACTGTGGATGTCATCGTTGAGCCTGTGGACAACAAGCTCATCTGCAGGAACATGGAGGGCAAGT ttGGCTACGTCTTGACTAGCCATATTGTAGTAGA AGATTCTGATATCTATGACGACATTGGTGATG ATTGCATCTATGACAACGACTGA